In one window of Gudongella oleilytica DNA:
- a CDS encoding Zn-dependent hydrolase, with protein MRTKLERIERDIVELSKFNSSKDGGLTRFSLTEEDRAARNYLKRELEKLDVKIYEDQAATLFARREGTDPAAPAIMIGSHFDSVRNGGNFDGPAGVVMALEIMRTLDENKVRTKYPIEFVAMIEEEGGRFGSGVFGSRAMAGLVTYEQLQANKDSEGVSMAEALEKFGFDPRRINEAKRDPSKVKAFIELHIEQGPILEKNDKDVGIVEFIVGINEFKVILSGRPDHAGTTPMDMRADALGVAAKVISKIDSYPTPENNGTVATVGVLEVKPGAANIVPAQVVFTVDIRSKDQESIIRVKDKILKDLDQLTSGSEVSYQVFDMLNVKPVRMSEEVIGMFEESAGKLGLSSQKMSSGAGHDAMIMAAVSEVGLIFVPSKDGRSHCKEEWTDFDKLQKGIELIYDTILKLGEV; from the coding sequence ATGAGAACAAAGCTTGAAAGAATAGAAAGAGACATAGTTGAGCTCTCAAAGTTCAACAGCAGCAAGGATGGAGGATTGACAAGATTCTCACTGACTGAGGAAGACAGGGCAGCAAGAAACTACCTGAAAAGAGAGCTGGAAAAACTCGATGTTAAGATATACGAAGATCAGGCAGCTACACTTTTTGCAAGAAGAGAAGGTACCGATCCGGCTGCTCCGGCAATAATGATAGGCTCACACTTCGATTCTGTAAGAAACGGGGGAAACTTTGACGGTCCTGCGGGTGTAGTCATGGCTTTAGAAATTATGAGAACTCTGGATGAAAACAAAGTCAGAACCAAGTACCCGATCGAATTCGTCGCGATGATCGAGGAAGAAGGCGGCCGATTTGGGTCAGGAGTTTTCGGCAGCAGAGCAATGGCTGGACTTGTTACCTATGAACAGCTCCAGGCTAACAAGGACAGCGAGGGAGTATCTATGGCTGAAGCGTTGGAAAAATTCGGTTTTGACCCCCGCAGGATAAACGAGGCGAAAAGAGACCCCTCAAAAGTAAAGGCCTTTATAGAGCTTCATATCGAGCAGGGACCTATCCTCGAAAAGAACGACAAGGATGTTGGCATAGTAGAGTTTATAGTAGGTATAAATGAGTTCAAGGTAATACTCTCAGGAAGGCCGGATCATGCAGGGACAACACCAATGGACATGAGGGCGGACGCTCTTGGCGTAGCAGCTAAGGTGATTTCAAAGATCGACAGCTACCCGACACCAGAGAATAACGGCACTGTAGCTACTGTAGGCGTGCTTGAGGTAAAACCCGGAGCTGCGAACATAGTACCTGCGCAGGTAGTGTTTACTGTTGATATCAGGTCCAAGGATCAGGAGAGTATAATAAGAGTAAAAGATAAGATCCTAAAAGACCTTGATCAGTTGACCAGTGGCTCGGAGGTTTCTTATCAGGTTTTCGACATGCTCAATGTGAAGCCCGTGAGGATGAGCGAAGAGGTCATAGGAATGTTTGAGGAATCTGCGGGTAAGCTTGGCTTATCCTCTCAGAAGATGTCAAGCGGGGCAGGCCACGATGCTATGATCATGGCTGCCGTCAGTGAAGTTGGATTGATATTCGTACCCAGTAAGGATGGCAGAAGCCATTGCAAGGAAGAATGGACAGATTTTGACAAGCTGCAAAAGGGAATCGAATTGATATATGATACAATACTAAAATTAGGGGAGGTATAA
- a CDS encoding SpoIIE family protein phosphatase, with product MIDGRKTINEGMDYIEYGILNYHVLEGMADWVRVVDLNGKVIFANSSMRKALGEDIVGRECYKSYCKDERCAFCITNKSIATGETVQKEEIINGQYYSVKSSPVRDSNGKINAAVEVFRNVTRERKLELELIERNKKISKDLHFARRIQEKVLPKRGIIDNVTVDYIYKASEMLSGDMFDIFHIDERSLGIYICDVAGHGIAASMMTMFIKETMRSIKDEIRSPSETLEELHRRFTALDLEADKYFTIFYGVYDKETHKLIYSNAGHNCYPIKFNSGHVEPLKIKGYPITMLFGGVTYKEKEVSLEKGDKVLLYTDGITEARDHNDVQFGIEGVLETVRKNPDNMLKEIEEKFIIHSWGEQNDDYALVLLEVME from the coding sequence ATGATTGATGGAAGAAAAACCATAAATGAGGGTATGGATTACATCGAGTATGGAATCCTGAACTACCACGTCCTTGAGGGCATGGCTGACTGGGTCCGCGTTGTGGACCTGAATGGCAAGGTTATTTTTGCCAACAGCTCAATGAGGAAGGCTCTTGGAGAGGACATAGTAGGAAGAGAATGCTATAAATCATATTGCAAGGATGAAAGATGCGCCTTCTGCATAACCAATAAAAGCATAGCAACGGGAGAGACTGTACAAAAGGAAGAGATAATAAACGGACAGTATTATTCCGTCAAGAGCTCCCCGGTCAGGGACAGCAACGGGAAAATAAATGCAGCGGTTGAGGTCTTCCGGAATGTCACCAGGGAGCGAAAGCTTGAGCTTGAGCTTATCGAGAGAAACAAAAAGATAAGCAAGGACCTTCACTTTGCAAGAAGGATACAGGAAAAAGTCCTGCCAAAAAGAGGAATAATAGACAATGTGACCGTAGACTACATCTACAAGGCATCTGAGATGCTGAGCGGAGACATGTTTGATATCTTCCACATCGATGAAAGGTCGCTTGGGATATACATTTGCGACGTAGCCGGTCATGGGATCGCCGCCTCAATGATGACCATGTTCATCAAAGAAACCATGAGAAGCATCAAGGATGAGATCAGAAGCCCCTCTGAGACTCTGGAGGAGCTCCATAGAAGGTTTACTGCTCTGGACCTGGAGGCGGATAAATACTTTACTATTTTTTACGGTGTATATGACAAAGAGACTCATAAACTGATTTACTCCAACGCAGGTCATAATTGCTACCCGATCAAATTCAACTCAGGCCATGTCGAGCCGTTAAAAATAAAGGGATACCCGATAACGATGCTTTTCGGAGGGGTTACCTATAAGGAGAAGGAGGTTTCCCTGGAAAAGGGTGACAAGGTCCTGCTGTATACAGATGGAATAACTGAAGCAAGGGACCACAACGACGTTCAGTTTGGAATCGAGGGAGTACTTGAAACAGTAAGAAAAAACCCTGACAATATGCTAAAGGAAATAGAGGAAAAATTCATAATCCACAGCTGGGGGGAGCAGAATGATGATTATGCCCTCGTGCTGCTGGAGGTAATGGAATAG
- the tyrS gene encoding tyrosine--tRNA ligase: MANVFDVLNERGYIDQVTHEEELRELLEKESVAFYIGFDATADSLTLGHFLQMMVMMHMQRAGHKPIALLGGGTTMIGDPSGKSDMRKVLTREMIDHNAECFKEQFKRFLDFNDDRAIMVNNADWLMDLNFVNFMREIGVHFSVNRMLTFDCYKNRLEQGLTFFEFGYMLMQSYDFLYLYRHHNCKMQLGGSDQWSNIIGGYELVRKLEQDKVYGMTFKLLTTAAGTKMGKTEKGTIWLDRKKTSPYELFQYLRNVDDRDVEKFLALLTFLPMDEVRRLSALKDAEINMAKEVLAYEVTQMVHGKEDADKALEASRSLFAGSADSESIPSTDMDAKIFEEGIGILDLMRELGLIKTNSEGRRLVEQGGITIDGEKVEAVDRMVSLDDFKDGRILIRKGKKVYHQVKI; this comes from the coding sequence ATGGCAAATGTATTTGACGTTTTGAATGAAAGAGGTTACATCGATCAGGTAACACATGAGGAGGAGCTCAGGGAGCTGTTGGAGAAGGAATCCGTGGCATTCTATATAGGCTTTGATGCCACTGCGGACAGTCTTACGCTTGGACATTTCCTCCAGATGATGGTTATGATGCATATGCAAAGGGCTGGTCACAAGCCCATTGCACTTCTTGGCGGAGGAACTACGATGATAGGCGATCCCTCCGGAAAGTCGGATATGCGAAAAGTATTGACGAGAGAGATGATCGACCATAATGCAGAATGCTTTAAGGAACAGTTCAAGAGATTCCTGGACTTTAACGATGACAGAGCAATAATGGTGAATAACGCAGACTGGCTAATGGATCTTAATTTTGTAAACTTCATGCGAGAGATCGGGGTCCACTTCTCAGTTAACAGAATGCTTACTTTTGACTGCTACAAGAACAGGCTGGAGCAGGGACTTACATTTTTCGAATTTGGCTACATGCTGATGCAAAGCTATGATTTTCTGTACCTATACAGACACCACAACTGCAAGATGCAGCTTGGAGGAAGCGACCAGTGGTCTAATATAATCGGAGGCTATGAGCTTGTCAGGAAGCTTGAGCAGGATAAGGTATACGGAATGACTTTCAAGCTCCTGACAACTGCCGCGGGGACAAAGATGGGAAAAACCGAGAAGGGTACGATCTGGCTTGACAGGAAGAAGACCTCTCCATATGAACTGTTCCAGTACCTTAGAAATGTTGACGACAGAGATGTTGAGAAATTCCTGGCACTCCTGACATTCCTTCCCATGGATGAGGTCAGAAGACTGAGTGCACTTAAGGATGCTGAGATCAATATGGCCAAAGAGGTCCTTGCATACGAGGTCACTCAAATGGTACACGGCAAGGAGGATGCGGATAAGGCTTTGGAGGCTTCGAGGTCATTATTTGCAGGCTCTGCGGATTCAGAGTCCATTCCTTCTACCGACATGGATGCGAAAATTTTTGAGGAAGGGATCGGAATTCTCGATCTTATGAGAGAGCTCGGACTTATTAAGACAAATAGCGAGGGAAGGCGTCTGGTAGAGCAAGGCGGCATTACTATTGACGGCGAAAAGGTGGAGGCTGTCGACAGGATGGTATCGCTTGACGACTTCAAGGACGGCAGGATATTGATAAGAAAAGGCAAAAAGGTGTACCACCAGGTAAAAATCTGA
- a CDS encoding THUMP domain-containing class I SAM-dependent RNA methyltransferase, with protein MKDINLIATTTFGLEAVAKRELEALGYGNIKVENGKIEFKGGLDDIVKTNLWLRTVDRVLVKLAEFKATSFEELFQGTRAVQWADWIPEDGAFIVEGKSINSKLYSISDSQRIAEKAIVDKLKEKYPVEWFSKSGARYRIEVSILKDIATITLDTSGDGLHKRGYRDRAGDAPIKETLAAAMILLSYWNKDRVLLDPFCGSGTILIEAAMIGRNMAPGLDRNFDAEKWSIISPEIWSSERIKARSAIDFDSQLKLLGCDTDKRSILRARDNAANLGLEDDIAFFMKDMRDVDINDEYGVVITNPPYGERMGEREEVRKLYTDFGSKFRPLETWSIYVITSNEEFESLYGKKADRKRKLYNGRIKVDYYQFYGPRPK; from the coding sequence ATGAAGGATATAAACTTGATAGCCACCACCACATTTGGTCTGGAGGCAGTTGCCAAAAGAGAGCTTGAAGCTCTTGGATATGGAAACATTAAGGTTGAAAACGGTAAAATCGAGTTTAAAGGCGGTCTTGATGATATTGTAAAAACCAATTTGTGGCTAAGGACCGTGGATAGGGTACTTGTCAAGCTTGCCGAATTTAAGGCTACCAGCTTTGAGGAGCTGTTTCAGGGAACCAGGGCTGTCCAATGGGCAGACTGGATACCCGAGGACGGTGCCTTCATCGTTGAGGGGAAAAGCATTAACTCAAAGCTATACAGCATTTCTGACAGCCAGCGGATAGCTGAAAAGGCCATAGTTGACAAGCTGAAAGAGAAATATCCTGTGGAATGGTTCTCAAAGTCAGGAGCCAGGTATCGAATAGAGGTTTCCATCCTGAAAGACATAGCGACTATAACCCTGGACACCTCAGGTGACGGACTTCACAAAAGAGGCTACAGGGACAGAGCGGGCGATGCTCCAATAAAGGAAACCCTTGCAGCTGCTATGATATTACTCAGCTACTGGAACAAGGACAGAGTCCTCCTGGATCCATTCTGCGGATCAGGAACGATCCTTATAGAAGCCGCAATGATAGGCAGGAACATGGCTCCTGGCCTGGACAGGAACTTCGATGCTGAAAAATGGAGTATAATTTCCCCTGAGATATGGAGCAGCGAAAGGATAAAGGCACGCAGCGCAATTGATTTTGACTCACAGCTTAAACTTTTAGGCTGCGATACTGATAAGAGGTCGATCCTAAGAGCCAGAGACAATGCGGCAAATCTTGGGCTTGAGGACGACATTGCTTTTTTTATGAAGGACATGCGGGACGTTGACATAAACGACGAATATGGGGTTGTAATAACCAACCCGCCATATGGCGAGCGTATGGGAGAGAGAGAAGAGGTTAGAAAGCTTTATACTGATTTTGGAAGCAAATTCAGACCTCTTGAAACCTGGTCCATTTATGTCATAACCTCAAATGAGGAGTTTGAAAGTCTTTACGGGAAAAAAGCTGACAGGAAGAGGAAGCTTTACAACGGACGAATAAAGGTAGACTACTATCAATTCTATGGACCGAGACCAAAGTAG
- a CDS encoding class II SORL domain-containing protein, with amino-acid sequence MSIGTMYQSGDWKGEKHVPVIHAPESAKKGEEIEVKVLVGEQIPHPNTLEHYIAWIKVYFKADEGKFPVEIATISFAAHGESEILTNPFGVVRFKVPASGSIIAASYCNIHGLWENSAAIAVTE; translated from the coding sequence ATGAGTATAGGTACAATGTATCAAAGCGGAGACTGGAAGGGAGAGAAGCACGTACCGGTGATCCATGCGCCTGAATCTGCTAAAAAAGGCGAGGAAATAGAGGTCAAGGTCCTTGTTGGCGAACAGATCCCTCACCCCAATACCCTTGAGCACTACATAGCATGGATCAAGGTTTATTTCAAGGCTGACGAGGGCAAATTCCCGGTTGAGATCGCCACAATATCATTTGCTGCCCATGGCGAGTCTGAAATCCTTACAAACCCGTTTGGAGTGGTCAGATTCAAGGTTCCCGCTTCAGGTTCCATAATTGCAGCAAGCTACTGCAATATCCACGGTCTGTGGGAAAACTCAGCTGCAATAGCAGTGACAGAGTAG
- a CDS encoding PucR family transcriptional regulator translates to MIIVLLDETKNPTRKGIMEFHRDLVNYFIGSEFSHIYSPAISMVVSERIDDWKQLRTTYDYSFRLFELAPIGALRDKCVFYEDFEVKRFLLKADRKELEEFVIKVFRPLSEYPGFSRAELYQTLKVYIKSCGNWSGTRDTLHIHGNTLTYRLSRVKEILSLDLDDYEKRLRLQLAFEIISIYPELEKKICPDSL, encoded by the coding sequence ATGATCATCGTACTTCTTGACGAGACTAAGAATCCAACCCGTAAGGGTATAATGGAATTCCATAGGGATCTGGTTAACTACTTTATTGGCTCTGAGTTCTCCCACATTTACTCTCCAGCCATATCGATGGTTGTAAGCGAAAGAATCGACGACTGGAAACAGCTGCGTACTACCTATGACTATTCCTTCAGGCTTTTTGAACTTGCGCCGATCGGGGCTTTAAGGGATAAATGTGTGTTCTATGAGGATTTTGAGGTTAAAAGGTTCCTCCTGAAGGCGGACAGAAAAGAGCTGGAGGAGTTTGTGATCAAGGTATTCCGCCCGCTTTCAGAATACCCTGGCTTTTCACGGGCTGAGCTGTACCAAACATTAAAAGTCTATATCAAAAGCTGTGGAAATTGGTCCGGCACCAGGGATACCCTTCATATTCACGGGAATACCCTTACCTACAGATTGTCAAGGGTAAAGGAGATCCTAAGCCTTGACCTTGATGACTATGAAAAGAGACTTAGGCTTCAGCTTGCCTTTGAGATCATTTCAATTTACCCAGAGCTTGAGAAAAAAATATGCCCTGACTCCTTATAG
- a CDS encoding electron transfer flavoprotein subunit beta/FixA family protein — MNILVLLKQVPDTTEMKIDKETGTLIRAGVPTITNPDDLAGLEAALRLKDSMGAKVTCITMGPPQAKNMMRELYAMGADEAIVLSDMKFSGADTWATSNTLAALIRNLEFDLIIAGRQAIDGDTAQVGPQTAEKLGLPQITYVDDIIAVKEGKIIVKKALESTYEIVEAPLPCVITTLSTLATPRYMHVRGISHAFERDIKIMTFDDIQIDQSIIGLKGSPTKVKKTFTKEVHKNSDILHLDGKAAARKVFDIMVDFKFIGK; from the coding sequence ATGAATATACTGGTCTTACTAAAGCAAGTACCCGATACAACTGAAATGAAGATCGATAAGGAAACCGGGACTCTTATTAGAGCAGGAGTTCCTACTATAACCAATCCGGACGATCTTGCTGGTCTTGAAGCCGCTCTAAGACTTAAGGATTCAATGGGAGCAAAGGTAACATGCATCACCATGGGGCCGCCACAAGCCAAGAATATGATGAGAGAGCTTTATGCAATGGGGGCTGATGAAGCCATAGTGCTAAGTGACATGAAGTTCAGCGGAGCTGACACATGGGCTACATCCAATACACTGGCAGCTCTTATCAGAAATCTGGAATTTGATCTTATCATTGCAGGACGTCAGGCTATAGACGGCGATACAGCTCAGGTCGGTCCGCAGACAGCTGAGAAGCTGGGACTACCGCAAATAACATATGTTGACGATATTATCGCTGTGAAGGAAGGTAAAATAATTGTCAAAAAAGCATTGGAGAGCACCTATGAGATCGTTGAAGCTCCACTTCCCTGTGTGATCACCACACTAAGCACCCTCGCCACCCCAAGGTATATGCATGTAAGAGGAATAAGCCATGCATTCGAGAGAGATATAAAGATCATGACCTTTGATGATATCCAGATAGACCAATCGATCATAGGGCTGAAGGGCTCGCCAACAAAGGTTAAAAAGACCTTTACCAAGGAAGTCCACAAGAATTCTGATATTCTTCACCTTGACGGCAAGGCGGCAGCAAGAAAAGTCTTCGATATTATGGTCGATTTCAAGTTTATAGGAAAGTAG
- a CDS encoding glucose-6-phosphate isomerase — protein MFIEFDYSKGFIKEHEIEIIKPQVDIAHQLLHDRKGPGSEFTGWLEWTETIDREELERIHTTAERIRQNADILLVIGIGGSYLGARAAMEALSHSFHNLLDKSARKAPQLIFVGNNMSPKYYSDVMDLLDGREIYINVISKSGTTTEPAVAFRHFRSYMEKRYGLEESSRRIIATTDRARGALKTLADKEGYETFTIPDDIGGRYSVMTAVGLLPLAAVGIDIVRMLEGVHAAAIEYSNPSLDENSCYQYAATRQILSRKGKSIEILVSYEPSLQYLGEWWKQLYGESEGKDGKGIFPASVSFTADLHSMGQLIQDGARNIFETTILVGSHDRDIVIKGDDDDLDGLNYLQGKTIGNVNRKAYEGTVLAHLEGGVPNLAITIPKLDEYSFGKLIYFFEKACAISGYIQGVNPFDQPGVEQYKRNMFRLLGKSGY, from the coding sequence GTGTTTATTGAATTTGACTACTCAAAGGGCTTCATCAAGGAACATGAAATCGAGATAATAAAACCACAGGTGGACATCGCCCACCAGCTTCTCCATGACAGGAAAGGCCCGGGGAGCGAATTCACAGGCTGGCTTGAATGGACAGAGACGATCGACAGGGAAGAGCTGGAAAGAATCCATACAACAGCTGAAAGGATCAGACAAAATGCAGATATACTTCTTGTTATCGGAATTGGGGGCTCTTATCTCGGAGCCAGAGCGGCAATGGAAGCTCTGTCCCACAGCTTCCACAATCTTCTGGATAAAAGCGCCAGAAAGGCACCGCAGCTGATCTTCGTAGGCAACAACATGTCTCCTAAATACTATTCGGATGTTATGGACCTTCTGGATGGACGGGAAATATACATAAACGTCATATCGAAATCGGGAACTACAACTGAACCTGCGGTAGCCTTCAGACATTTCAGAAGCTACATGGAAAAAAGATATGGACTGGAGGAGTCATCAAGGAGGATTATCGCGACAACTGACAGGGCAAGAGGAGCTCTTAAGACCCTGGCGGATAAAGAAGGCTATGAAACCTTTACTATACCTGATGACATTGGCGGGAGATATTCTGTAATGACTGCTGTAGGCCTGCTTCCTCTGGCAGCGGTAGGGATAGATATCGTCAGGATGCTGGAGGGCGTTCATGCTGCAGCCATAGAATACAGCAATCCCAGTCTGGATGAAAACAGCTGTTACCAATATGCAGCCACCCGACAGATTTTAAGCAGGAAGGGTAAATCCATAGAGATACTGGTAAGCTATGAGCCGTCTCTGCAATACCTTGGAGAATGGTGGAAACAGCTTTATGGTGAGTCTGAAGGCAAGGACGGAAAGGGGATATTTCCTGCAAGCGTAAGCTTCACTGCAGATCTTCACTCTATGGGTCAGCTGATCCAGGATGGAGCCAGAAATATATTTGAAACCACTATTCTTGTGGGGAGTCATGACAGGGACATTGTAATTAAGGGAGACGATGATGATCTGGATGGGCTGAACTACCTTCAGGGAAAGACTATTGGAAACGTGAATAGGAAGGCATACGAGGGAACGGTTCTTGCACACCTGGAAGGAGGCGTCCCCAATCTGGCCATTACTATACCAAAGCTTGATGAATACTCCTTCGGAAAGCTTATATACTTCTTCGAGAAGGCATGCGCCATCTCCGGATATATCCAGGGAGTCAATCCATTCGACCAACCGGGTGTCGAGCAGTACAAAAGAAATATGTTCAGGCTTTTGGGCAAATCCGGATATTGA
- a CDS encoding acyl-CoA dehydrogenase produces MHFDLSEKQALMRKLFREFSEKEVKPIAADIDEEERFPVETVEKMKAIGMMGIPFESRYGGSDGDNLSYILAVEELSKVCGTTGVILSAHTSLGCNPIYTYGNEEQKEKYLVPLARGEKLGAFGLTEPNAGTDAAMQQTVAIREGDYYRINGSKIFITNGGYADTYIVFAMTDKSKGNRGISAFILEKGMDGFSIGKTEHKLGIKGSSTTELIFKDVMVPKENLLGAEGKGFMIAMSTLDGGRIGIAAQALGIAQGSLDETIKYVKERKQFGKPIAAFQNTQFTIADLQTKIDAARLLVYRAAYLKDTNQSYSTEAAMAKLFASEVAMETTTKAIQLHGGYGYTRDYPVERMFRDAKITEIYEGTSEVQKMVIASKILR; encoded by the coding sequence ATGCATTTTGATTTAAGCGAAAAGCAGGCGTTAATGAGGAAGCTTTTCCGGGAATTTTCGGAGAAGGAAGTTAAGCCGATAGCAGCAGATATCGACGAGGAGGAAAGATTTCCCGTAGAAACAGTAGAAAAAATGAAGGCAATAGGTATGATGGGAATACCCTTTGAAAGCAGGTATGGTGGTTCTGACGGAGATAACCTTTCATACATATTGGCGGTGGAGGAGCTTTCCAAGGTATGCGGCACAACTGGAGTAATTCTTTCTGCCCATACCTCTCTGGGATGCAACCCTATCTATACCTACGGAAACGAAGAGCAAAAGGAGAAATATCTGGTGCCGCTGGCCAGAGGTGAGAAGCTTGGGGCATTTGGCCTTACTGAGCCGAATGCGGGTACCGATGCGGCGATGCAGCAAACGGTTGCGATCAGGGAAGGCGACTATTACAGGATCAACGGATCGAAGATATTCATTACTAACGGAGGCTATGCAGATACTTATATAGTGTTTGCAATGACCGATAAATCAAAGGGTAATCGAGGCATTTCAGCCTTTATCCTTGAGAAAGGCATGGATGGTTTTTCTATCGGCAAAACTGAACACAAGCTTGGCATAAAGGGAAGTTCAACCACTGAGCTTATTTTCAAGGATGTCATGGTTCCAAAGGAAAATCTGCTTGGAGCAGAGGGCAAGGGCTTCATGATAGCCATGTCTACTCTTGATGGAGGCAGGATCGGTATAGCTGCTCAAGCTCTTGGGATTGCACAGGGTTCTCTTGATGAGACGATTAAGTATGTGAAGGAGAGGAAGCAATTCGGCAAGCCAATTGCAGCCTTCCAGAACACACAGTTTACCATTGCCGATCTACAGACCAAAATAGATGCGGCAAGGCTTTTGGTTTACAGAGCAGCTTACCTGAAGGATACGAATCAAAGCTACAGCACTGAGGCAGCAATGGCCAAGCTATTCGCTTCAGAGGTTGCTATGGAGACTACGACTAAGGCGATCCAGCTGCATGGAGGATATGGCTATACCAGAGACTATCCGGTGGAAAGAATGTTCAGAGACGCTAAGATAACCGAGATATATGAGGGTACCTCAGAGGTGCAGAAGATGGTTATCGCAAGTAAAATACTAAGATAA
- a CDS encoding amidohydrolase, protein MDIKELMKKHLDYAVATRRYFHENPEPSMKEFNTQKRIMEELKAMGIEHYPCGGTGVVGIIKGKGPGKTIALRADIDALEVQEENPVPYKSKIDGMMHACGHDTHISGLLTAAKVLNEIKDEFDGTVKLIFQPGEEVAQGALAMIKDGVMEGVDGIFGIHIWNDVETGKVSVEAGPRMASAGMFKVYITGKGGHGAMPHQTVDASVVASAIVMNLQSIVNREINPSDTAVVTVGMIRSGSRWNVISGEAYMEGTTRCYSMEVNNAFEGQIRRIVEMTAQAYRAEARMEYTQMTIPTINDPMMSAIAAESVKKVAGEEGLVTFEKTSGGEDFAFFSEYAPSTFAFVGSKNTAKLDYYPHHHPKFDIDEDALGVSAGLYTQFALDFLSK, encoded by the coding sequence ATGGATATCAAGGAATTAATGAAGAAGCATTTGGACTATGCAGTAGCAACGAGGAGATACTTTCACGAAAATCCTGAACCAAGCATGAAGGAATTCAATACTCAAAAGAGAATAATGGAAGAACTTAAGGCTATGGGTATAGAACACTATCCATGCGGAGGGACAGGGGTCGTAGGTATCATTAAGGGAAAAGGACCTGGAAAAACTATAGCTCTGAGAGCAGATATTGACGCATTGGAGGTTCAGGAGGAAAATCCTGTACCTTATAAGTCAAAAATCGATGGAATGATGCATGCATGTGGACATGATACTCATATTTCCGGCCTGCTAACAGCGGCAAAGGTCCTCAATGAGATCAAGGATGAGTTTGACGGTACAGTAAAGCTGATATTTCAGCCAGGTGAAGAAGTTGCCCAGGGTGCGCTTGCCATGATCAAGGATGGAGTAATGGAGGGCGTGGATGGAATTTTTGGGATCCACATCTGGAATGACGTTGAAACAGGAAAGGTATCTGTGGAAGCTGGACCAAGGATGGCATCAGCTGGAATGTTTAAGGTATATATCACCGGAAAAGGCGGCCACGGTGCTATGCCGCACCAGACAGTAGACGCATCAGTTGTGGCATCTGCCATCGTCATGAACCTCCAGAGCATAGTCAACAGGGAGATAAACCCTTCAGATACTGCAGTTGTTACCGTCGGAATGATAAGAAGCGGCTCCAGATGGAATGTAATATCGGGTGAGGCTTATATGGAAGGCACTACAAGATGTTACAGTATGGAGGTAAACAATGCCTTTGAAGGTCAGATCAGAAGAATTGTAGAGATGACAGCACAGGCATATAGGGCGGAAGCAAGAATGGAATATACTCAAATGACCATTCCTACCATCAATGATCCTATGATGTCAGCTATAGCTGCCGAATCAGTTAAAAAAGTTGCTGGCGAAGAAGGCCTGGTGACCTTTGAAAAGACCTCAGGAGGAGAGGATTTTGCATTTTTCTCAGAATATGCTCCTTCGACATTTGCCTTTGTTGGTTCAAAAAATACTGCCAAGCTGGACTATTACCCTCACCATCATCCAAAGTTCGATATCGACGAGGATGCTCTTGGGGTATCAGCAGGTCTTTACACACAATTTGCTCTTGATTTTCTAAGTAAATAA
- a CDS encoding cob(I)yrinic acid a,c-diamide adenosyltransferase, whose product MGIYTKTGDKGTTSLFDNKRVTKDDIRVESYGTIDELGSFLGLAKNFVKEPEMKEQIFTIQNKLFTVATNLATENQAKVMYKIKEEDIKYLEEIIDLYMGRLNDPTGFIVPGSSVESGYLHVARTVCRRAERRIVSLTGVAEVDPLVVKYVNRLSDAIYAMARYSEDQQSSVKYQ is encoded by the coding sequence ATGGGTATTTATACTAAAACTGGTGATAAGGGCACGACTTCCCTGTTTGACAACAAAAGAGTCACTAAGGATGATATAAGAGTGGAAAGCTATGGCACCATCGACGAGCTTGGTTCGTTTTTAGGGCTGGCCAAGAACTTCGTAAAAGAGCCTGAGATGAAGGAACAGATCTTCACGATCCAAAACAAGCTTTTTACCGTAGCAACCAACCTGGCAACAGAGAACCAGGCGAAGGTTATGTATAAGATCAAGGAAGAGGACATTAAGTATCTTGAGGAGATAATCGACCTGTATATGGGAAGGCTTAATGATCCCACAGGCTTCATCGTGCCTGGATCCAGCGTCGAATCGGGCTATCTCCACGTTGCAAGGACTGTCTGCAGAAGGGCGGAGAGAAGGATCGTAAGCCTCACCGGCGTAGCTGAGGTGGATCCTCTGGTCGTCAAATACGTTAACAGATTGTCGGATGCGATCTACGCAATGGCAAGGTATTCCGAGGATCAGCAGAGCTCTGTAAAGTACCAGTGA